One window of the Chryseobacterium camelliae genome contains the following:
- a CDS encoding MgtC/SapB family protein — translation MKLLGTFTLGNDFSLIFISVLIGLLIGAEREYRNKSAGLRTFILVSFGSCLFTILSLKIGIANPDRLAANIITGIGFLGAGVIFKDDNKIGGITTATTIWATASLGMCLGSGHIYLSLLGMVLVLLVLTLLTYLQDYIDSRHKIREYHITIDVQDGLEYCENMFIRHHLKFFVLRQQYSSDSLSTTWKITGNLQDHEGLVNQMMKDSHIRSYQF, via the coding sequence ATGAAATTATTGGGAACATTCACATTGGGCAATGATTTTTCACTGATCTTTATTTCTGTGCTGATCGGCCTTCTGATTGGGGCAGAAAGGGAATACCGCAATAAATCAGCCGGACTCAGGACGTTCATCCTGGTGAGTTTCGGCTCCTGTCTGTTCACCATTCTCTCGCTGAAGATCGGGATAGCCAACCCGGACCGACTCGCGGCCAATATCATTACGGGAATCGGATTCCTTGGAGCGGGAGTGATCTTCAAAGACGACAACAAAATAGGAGGGATCACCACAGCGACTACCATCTGGGCTACCGCTTCTTTAGGCATGTGCCTCGGTTCGGGGCATATCTATCTTTCTTTACTCGGGATGGTATTGGTGCTACTGGTGCTTACTTTACTGACATACCTGCAGGATTACATCGACAGCCGTCATAAGATCCGGGAATACCATATTACCATTGATGTCCAGGATGGCCTGGAATATTGTGAAAATATGTTCATCCGGCACCACCTGAAGTTTTTTGTACTCAGGCAGCAGTACAGTTCGGACAGTCTTTCCACGACATGGAAAATCACAGGCAATCTGCAAGATCATGAGGGATTGGTGAATCAGATGATGAAGGACAGCCACATTCGTTCCTATCAGTTTTAA